GGAATCTTTCCCTTTCCCAGGGCCAGGTGCTCGTCCCAGTCTCCGCGGTTGTCGTGAAGATGGATCTCTCCCAGATAAGGGTGGAGCACCGGAAGCCAGTCCCTCCAGGTGGTCCGGGCAAAGGCATAGGCGTGGCCGGGATCAAAGCACCAGCCGAGCGGCGGGAATCTTTCAAAGATAGGACGCAGGACCTCGGCCGAGGGCTCAAAGACATTTTCCAGGAGGATTTTTAGCCCCAGTTCCTCGGCCTCCGAAAGCAGCACTTCCAAAGATTCATAGAGCCGATTCCGCCAGCGGTCTAGGATCTCCCGGTGATAGCCCGGATGATAGCCGCTGTGGAGGACCACCGCCTGGGGGGCAAAAAGGGCGGCCACCCGCAGGGCCTCCCGCAACCGGCGCAGGCTGGCCTGGCGCACCAGGGCATCAAGCGCCCCGGGGGAAAGGTCACAGAAGGGGGCGTGTACGGTGCAGGGGAGTCCGGCCTCCTGTAACCCTTGAGCCACC
This portion of the Thermosulfurimonas marina genome encodes:
- a CDS encoding sugar phosphate isomerase/epimerase family protein; this translates as MKTWAVFVSVPFDLLREKYLSLVLERRLPVEVSLDREALDQFSFQDFAQVAQGLQEAGLPCTVHAPFCDLSPGALDALVRQASLRRLREALRVAALFAPQAVVLHSGYHPGYHREILDRWRNRLYESLEVLLSEAEELGLKILLENVFEPSAEVLRPIFERFPPLGWCFDPGHAYAFARTTWRDWLPVLHPYLGEIHLHDNRGDWDEHLALGKGKIPFPEIFGFLKEKGRLPLLTLEAHREEDVEPGLAYLRGLLGRDPAA